In Equus asinus isolate D_3611 breed Donkey chromosome 13, EquAss-T2T_v2, whole genome shotgun sequence, one DNA window encodes the following:
- the SLC13A2 gene encoding solute carrier family 13 member 2 isoform X2 produces the protein MATCWQGLWAYRSYLIVVLMPVLLLPLPILVPTKEAYCAYAIILMALYWCTEALPLAVTALFPIILYPMMGIMDASEVSIEYLRDTNILFFGGLLMAIAVEHWNLHKRIALQVLLIVGVRPALLMLGFMLVTAFLSMWISNTASSAMMVPIAHAVLEELYSVPRGKDIEEGSENPTFELQESGSQKEETTLDNGQVHPVPPAPSEPRAKQNQEQVRFTQGLSLCVCYAASIGGIATLTGTAPNLVLQGQMNTLFPENPNVVNFVSWFSFAFPTMVILLVLAWLWLQILFLGFNFRKNFGIGSQEGEKEQAAYRVIQREHRLLGPMTFAEKAVTVLFLTLVILWFTREPGFFLGWGNLAFSNEHGESMVSDGTVAIFIGIVLFIVPSKIPGLTQDPREPGRLKAPPAILDWKTVHEKLPWNVVFLLGGGYALAKGSEQSGLSQWLGNKLTPLQNVPPPAIAFILCLLVATFTECTSNVATNTLFLPILASMAQAICVHPLYVMIPCTLATSLAFMLPVATPPNAIVFSFGGLKVTDMSKVSGIPKAPASTPRLHTMRK, from the exons GAAGCTTACTGTGCCTACGCCATCATCCTCATGGCGCTCTACTGGTGCACCGAGGCTCTGCCCCTGGCTGTCACCGCCCTCTTCCCCATCATCCTGTACCCCATGATGGGCATAATGGATGCCTCCGAG GTCTCCATCGAGTACCTTAGGGACACCAATATCCTGTTCTTTGGGGGGCTGCTGATGGCCATCGCCGTGGAGCACTGGAACCTGCACAAACGCATCGCCCTTCAAGTGCTCCTCATCGTTGGGGTGCGGCCTGCCCT GCTGATGCTGGGCTTCATGTTGGTCACCGCCTTCCTGTCCATGTGGATCAGCAACACGGCTTCCTCAGCCATGATGGTGCCCATCGCGCACGCCGTCCTGGAGGAGCTGTACAGTGTTCCCAGGGGCAAGGACATTGAGGAGGGCAGTGAAAACCCCACCTTTGAACTCCAGGAATCAGGTTCCCAGAAGGAAGAGACCACGCTTG ATAACGGGCAGGTCCACCCAGTCCCGCCTGCTCCTTCAGAGCCCAGGGCAAAGCAGAACCAGGAGCAGGTCCGCTTTACCCAGGGCCTGAGCCTGTGCGTCTGCTACGCGGCCAGCATCGGGGGCATCGCCACACTGACTGGCACCGCCCCCAACCTGGTGCTGCAAGGCCAGATGAACAC GCTCTTCCCCGAAAACCCCAATGTGGTGAACTTCGTCTCCTGGTTCAGCTTTGCCTTCCCCACCATGGTCATCTTGCTGGTGCTTGCCTGGCTGTGGCTGCAGATCTTGTTCCTGGGGTTCAA CTTCCGGAAGAACTTTGGCATTGGGAGtcaggagggggagaaagagcagGCAGCCTACCGCGTCATCCAACGGGAACACAGGCTGCTGGGCCCCATGACCTTTGCAGAAAAGGCTGTCACCGTGCTCTTTCTCACCTTGGTGATTCTCTGGTTCACCCGGGAGCCGGGCTTTTTTCTTGGCTGGGGCAACCTGGCTTTTTCCAACGAACATGGGGAAAG CATGGTGTCTGATGGGACAGTGGCCATCTTCATCGGCATAGTTCTGTTCATCGTGCCTTCCAAGATCCCAGGGCTGACTCAGGATCCAA GAGAACCGGGGAGGCTGAAGGCCCCTCCTGCCATCCTCGACTGGAAGACAGTACATGAGAAGTTGCCCTGGAATGTCGTGTTTCTGCTGGGAGGTGGCTATGCCCTGGCCAAGGGCAGTGAG CAATCGGGCCTGTCACAGTGGCTGGGAAACAAGCTGACTCCACTGCAGAACGTGCCGCCTCCTGCCATTGCCTTCATCCTCTGCCTCCTGGTTGCCACCTTCACTGAGTGCACCAGCAATGTGGCCACCAACACACTCTTCCTACCCATCCTGGCCTCCATG GCTCAGGCCATCTGTGTCCACCCTCTCTATGTCATGATCCCCTGCACTCTGGCCACCTCCCTGGCCTTCATGCTGCCTGTGGCCACCCCGCCCAACGCCATTGTCTTCTCTTTCGGAGGCCTCAAAGTGACTGACATG
- the SLC13A2 gene encoding solute carrier family 13 member 2 isoform X1, with translation MATCWQGLWAYRSYLIVVLMPVLLLPLPILVPTKEAYCAYAIILMALYWCTEALPLAVTALFPIILYPMMGIMDASEVSIEYLRDTNILFFGGLLMAIAVEHWNLHKRIALQVLLIVGVRPALLMLGFMLVTAFLSMWISNTASSAMMVPIAHAVLEELYSVPRGKDIEEGSENPTFELQESGSQKEETTLDNGQVHPVPPAPSEPRAKQNQEQVRFTQGLSLCVCYAASIGGIATLTGTAPNLVLQGQMNTLFPENPNVVNFVSWFSFAFPTMVILLVLAWLWLQILFLGFNFRKNFGIGSQEGEKEQAAYRVIQREHRLLGPMTFAEKAVTVLFLTLVILWFTREPGFFLGWGNLAFSNEHGESMVSDGTVAIFIGIVLFIVPSKIPGLTQDPREPGRLKAPPAILDWKTVHEKLPWNVVFLLGGGYALAKGSEQSGLSQWLGNKLTPLQNVPPPAIAFILCLLVATFTECTSNVATNTLFLPILASMAQAICVHPLYVMIPCTLATSLAFMLPVATPPNAIVFSFGGLKVTDMARAGFLLNIIGVLVITLAINSWSFPIFSLYTFPSWAHSNTTASCRVSPENITTPTP, from the exons GAAGCTTACTGTGCCTACGCCATCATCCTCATGGCGCTCTACTGGTGCACCGAGGCTCTGCCCCTGGCTGTCACCGCCCTCTTCCCCATCATCCTGTACCCCATGATGGGCATAATGGATGCCTCCGAG GTCTCCATCGAGTACCTTAGGGACACCAATATCCTGTTCTTTGGGGGGCTGCTGATGGCCATCGCCGTGGAGCACTGGAACCTGCACAAACGCATCGCCCTTCAAGTGCTCCTCATCGTTGGGGTGCGGCCTGCCCT GCTGATGCTGGGCTTCATGTTGGTCACCGCCTTCCTGTCCATGTGGATCAGCAACACGGCTTCCTCAGCCATGATGGTGCCCATCGCGCACGCCGTCCTGGAGGAGCTGTACAGTGTTCCCAGGGGCAAGGACATTGAGGAGGGCAGTGAAAACCCCACCTTTGAACTCCAGGAATCAGGTTCCCAGAAGGAAGAGACCACGCTTG ATAACGGGCAGGTCCACCCAGTCCCGCCTGCTCCTTCAGAGCCCAGGGCAAAGCAGAACCAGGAGCAGGTCCGCTTTACCCAGGGCCTGAGCCTGTGCGTCTGCTACGCGGCCAGCATCGGGGGCATCGCCACACTGACTGGCACCGCCCCCAACCTGGTGCTGCAAGGCCAGATGAACAC GCTCTTCCCCGAAAACCCCAATGTGGTGAACTTCGTCTCCTGGTTCAGCTTTGCCTTCCCCACCATGGTCATCTTGCTGGTGCTTGCCTGGCTGTGGCTGCAGATCTTGTTCCTGGGGTTCAA CTTCCGGAAGAACTTTGGCATTGGGAGtcaggagggggagaaagagcagGCAGCCTACCGCGTCATCCAACGGGAACACAGGCTGCTGGGCCCCATGACCTTTGCAGAAAAGGCTGTCACCGTGCTCTTTCTCACCTTGGTGATTCTCTGGTTCACCCGGGAGCCGGGCTTTTTTCTTGGCTGGGGCAACCTGGCTTTTTCCAACGAACATGGGGAAAG CATGGTGTCTGATGGGACAGTGGCCATCTTCATCGGCATAGTTCTGTTCATCGTGCCTTCCAAGATCCCAGGGCTGACTCAGGATCCAA GAGAACCGGGGAGGCTGAAGGCCCCTCCTGCCATCCTCGACTGGAAGACAGTACATGAGAAGTTGCCCTGGAATGTCGTGTTTCTGCTGGGAGGTGGCTATGCCCTGGCCAAGGGCAGTGAG CAATCGGGCCTGTCACAGTGGCTGGGAAACAAGCTGACTCCACTGCAGAACGTGCCGCCTCCTGCCATTGCCTTCATCCTCTGCCTCCTGGTTGCCACCTTCACTGAGTGCACCAGCAATGTGGCCACCAACACACTCTTCCTACCCATCCTGGCCTCCATG GCTCAGGCCATCTGTGTCCACCCTCTCTATGTCATGATCCCCTGCACTCTGGCCACCTCCCTGGCCTTCATGCTGCCTGTGGCCACCCCGCCCAACGCCATTGTCTTCTCTTTCGGAGGCCTCAAAGTGACTGACATG GCCAGGGCAGGATTCCTGCTCAACATCATCGGGGTGCTGGTTATCACGCTGGCCATCAACAGCTGGAGCTTCCCCATCTTCAGTCTGTACACCTTCCCCTCCTGGGCCCACTCCAACACCACGGCCTCCTGCAGGGTCAGCCCGGAGAACATCACCACACCTACCCCCTAG